From Fusarium oxysporum f. sp. lycopersici 4287 chromosome 10, whole genome shotgun sequence, the proteins below share one genomic window:
- a CDS encoding hypothetical protein (At least one base has a quality score < 10) gives MHFAYPSRKNSNPPPFKQRSSQIPPILRRIRKRTALLLLLGAIGFIFFLFGLKGGTPYREHVPSGNPPVVVVTVLDNTQYSDTYLESIRHNREQYASRHGYEAMIVQATDYDTGKSPRSWAKIIAMRHALSKYPDTTYVWFLDQNAYIMELDKKLEEQVMNPAKLESLMIKDWSIVPPDSIIKTFSHLKGEDAGLVISQDEAGLVTNSYILKNGEWAKFFIETWMDPLYQSYNFQKAERHALEHIVQWHPTILSKLALIPQRTFASYGRNKEGNAYRDGDFVTLLVDCTVTGPTSCDKQSHFYLQQLKNKFGDASVKKLQ, from the exons ATGCACTTCGCATACCCCTCTCGCAAGAACTCCAACCCACCACCTTTCAAGCAGCGCTCGTCGCAAATACCGCCAATTCTGCGCCGAATTCGCAAAAGAACAGCGCTTTTACTTCTTCTCGGAGCTATTGGATTTATATTTTTCCTCTTTGGACTAAAAGGCGGAACGCCGTACCGCGAGCATGTCCCGTCAGGCAATCCACCGGTTGTCGTTGTGACGGTCTTGGACAATACGCAGTACAGCGACACCTATTTAGAATCGATTCGACACAACCGAGAGCAATATGCGTCAAGGCACG GATATGAAGCCATGATTGTACAAGCGACTGACTACGATACTGGCAAATCCCCGCGATCATGGGCCAAGATTATCGCGATGCGCCATGCGCTGTCGAAATACCCCGATACCACATATGTCTGGTTTCTCGACCAGAACGCTTACATTATGGAGCTCGACAAGAAGTTAGAGGAGCAGGTGATGAATCCGGCGAAACTAGAAAGCCTAATGATTAAGGACTGGTCTATAGTGCCACCGGACAGCATCATTAAGACATTTTCCCACCTGAAGGGTGAAGATGCAGGCCTTGTCATCAGCCAAGACGAAGCAGGGCTGGTAACTAACAGTTACATCCTCAAGAATGGGGAATGGGCCAAGTTCTTTATCGAGACATGGATGGACCCTCTGTACCAGAGCTACAACTTCCAAAAAGCTGAGCGACATGCGCTT GAACATATTGTCCAATGGCACCCTACCATTCTCTCCAAGCTTGCGCTCATCCCCCAGCGCACGTTTGCCTCATACGGCCGCAACAAGGAAGGCAATGCGTACCGTGACGGGGACTTTGTCACCCTCTTGGTCGACTGCACAGTTACAGGCCCGACATCATGTGATAAGCAATCGCATTTCTACCTGCAACAGTTGAAGAACAAGTTTGGCGATGCCAGCGTGAAGAAGCTGCAATGA
- a CDS encoding proteasome subunit alpha type-2, translating into MADRYSFSLTTFSPSGKLVQIEYALNAVNQGITALGIKATNGIVLATEKKSSSPLADQSSLSKISDITPNIGMVYSGMGPDYRVLVDRARKVSHTGYKRIYNEYPPTRILVQDVARVMQEATQSAGVRPYGVSLLVAGWDEGIEPEEENKTTEESEEKKVNRKTGGIHKGGPMLYQVDPSGSYYPWKATAIGKSATKAKTFLEKRYSEELELEDAIHIALLTLKDNIEGEMNGDSIEIGIVGAPADHLLGLEGVDGAVGPRFRKLTPQEIEDYLTSL; encoded by the exons ATGGCGGACCGATACTCCTTCTCTCTCACAACCTTCTCCCCCAG TGGAAAGCTGGTGCAGATTG AGTATGCCCTCAATGCTGTAAACCAGGGTATTACTGCCCTTGGCATCAAAG CCACCAACGGTATCGTTCTTGCCaccgagaagaagtcatcatcCCCTCTGGCCGACCAGAGCTCCCTCTCCAAGATCAGCGACATCACCCCCAACATCGGCATGGTGTACTCCGGCATGGGCCCTGACTATCGAGTATTGGTGGACCGAGCACGCAAGGTCTCACATACCGGCTACAAGCGCATCTACAACGAGTACCCCCCTACTAGAATATTGGTGCAGGATGTCGCCCGAGTGATGCAGGAGGCCACGCAATCCGCCGGTGTTCGACCTTACGGTGTGAGTCTGCTGGTTGCTGGTTGGGATGAGGGCATCGAGCCTGAGGAGGAAAACAAGACCACCGAGGAGagcgaggagaagaaggttaacCGAAAGACTGGCGGTATTCACAAGGGCGGCCCTATGCTGTACCAGGTCGATCCCTCTGGCAGTTACTACCCATGGAAGGCTACAGCCATTGGCAAGAGTGCGACAAAGGCCAAGACATTCTTGGAAAAGCGATACTCGGAGGAGCTCGAGCTTGAGGATGCTATCCACATTGCGCTGTTGACCCTGAAGGACAACATCGAGGGTGAGATGAACGGTGACAGCATCGAAATTG GTATTGTTGGTGCTCCCGCAGACCATCTTCTGGGTCTTGAGGGTGTTGACGGGGCTGTTGGACCCCGTTTCAGAAAGCTGACCCCtcaagagattgaggatTACCTGACGAGTCTATGA
- a CDS encoding PTH2 family peptidyl-tRNA hydrolase produces MAMNPGEQTGVIISTAVVALLTGYAFGIYTIRGYLIPPSLFEERRRNIHDPVESDESDIDEDDTVLDHAPNWANGADADKRQGLKNVETEKEPVLKDNGEECKLVLVVRTDLGMTKGKIAAQCSHATLACYKALSRAPSNSPLSKILKRWERLGQAKIAVQVKSQDEMLELRHKARSLGITAEVIQDAGRTQIEAGSMTVLGVGPAPRSLVDQVTGGLKLL; encoded by the exons ATGGCGATGAACCCAGGCGAACAAACAGGAGTAATTATCTCCACAGCCGTCGTGGCCCTCCTCACCGGCTACGCTTTCGGTATCTATACTATCCGAGGCTACCTCATCCCACCCTCTCTGTTCGAGGAGCGCCGGCGCAACATACACGATCCTGTCGAGAGTGACGAAAGCGATATCGACGAGGATGACACTGTTCTTGATCATGCTCCCAACTGGGCTAATGGCGCTGACGCCGATAAGAGGCAGGGTTTGAAGAATGTTGAGACGGAGAAGGAGCCTGTTCTGAAGGACAATGGAGAGGAGTGCaagcttgttcttgttgtgCGAACAGATCTGGGCATGACAAAGG GCAAAATCGCTGCTCAATGCTCCCACGCTACCCTCGCATGCTACAAGGCCCTCTCCCGTGCCCCCTCCAACTCTCCCCTGTCTAAGATCCTCAAGCGCTGGGAACGTCTCGGTCAGGCCAAGATCGCCGTGCAAGTCAAGAGTCAGGATGAGATGCTCGAGCTTCGACACAAGGCTCGGTCTCTTGGCATCACAGCGGAGGTTATCCAGGATGCTGGACGAACACAAATTGAGGCGGGTAGCATGACGGTGCTGGGCGTTGGACCTGCGCCTAGAAGCCTTGTTGACCAGGTCACTGGTGGACTTAAGCTGCTGTAA
- a CDS encoding urease accessory protein, which translates to MSHSHDGHSHSHDGGFNAVEHGHSHEILDGPGSFLGREMPIVEGREWSERAFTIGIGGPVGSGKTALMLALSLALRKEYSLAAVTNDIFTREDAEFLTRNKALPPPRIRAIETGGCPHAAVREDISQNLAALEDLHREFDTDILLIESGGDNLAANYSRELADFIIYVIDVSGGDKIPRKGGPGITQSDLLVVNKTDLAEIVGADLGVMERDARKIREGGPTVFAQVKKDVGVDHIIRLIKSAWKASGAEEERRSKGGPRPTEGLEQLE; encoded by the exons ATGTCGCACTCTCACGACGgtcactctcactctcacgATGGAGGCTTCAATGCTGTTGAGCATGGCCACTCGCatgagatccttgatggtcCGGGAAGCTTCTTGGGTCGCGAGATGCCAATCGTAGAAGGACGAGAATGGTCCGAGAGAGCCTTCACTATTGGCATTGGAGG CCCCGTCGGTTCCGGAAAGACTGCCCTCATGCTCGCCCTCTCCCTCGCTCTCCGAAAGGAATACTCCCTCGCAGCCGTGACGAACGACATCTTCACCCGCGAAGACGCAGAGTTCCTTACCCGAAACAAAGCCCTCCCACCTCCTCGCATCCGCGCCATTGAAACCGGTGGTTGCCCGCACGCTGCTGTGCGTGAAGATATCTCCCAGAACCTCGCTGCATTGGAGGACCTGCACCGCGAGTTCGACACCGATATTCTCCTTATTGAATCAGGAGGCGACAACCTCGCTGCGAACTACAGTCGTGAATTGGCCGATTTCATCATCTACGTTATTGATGTCAGTGGTGGTGACAAGATTCCTCGAAAGGGTGGCCCTGGTATCACGCAGAGTGACCTCTTGGTTGTCAACAAGACCGATCTGGCTGAGATTGTCGGTGCAGACCTTGGTGTTATGGAGAGAGATGCTCGAAAGATCCGAGAAGGTGGACCAACAGTCTTTGCACAGGTGAAGAAGGATGTTGGCGTTGATCATATTATCAGGTTGATCAAGAGCGCATGGAAGGCCAGTGGtgcagaggaagagagacGAAGCAAGGGAGGTCCCAGACCAACAGAGGGTCTGGAGCAGCTGGAGTAA
- a CDS encoding GTP-binding protein rhoA, whose translation MAEIRRKLVIVGDGACGKTCLLIVFSKGTFPEVYVPTVFENYVADVEVDGKHVELALWDTAGQEDYDRLRPLSYPDSHVILICFAVDSPDSLDNVQEKWISEVLHFCQGLPIILVGCKKDLRYDQKTIEELRKTSQKPVSPEEGEEVRKKIAAYKYLECSAKTNEGVREVFEHATRAALLSRSTRGSKHKKCLVL comes from the exons ATGGCTGAGATCCGCCGAAAGCTCGTCATTGTCGGCGATGGTGCTTGTGGTAAAACCTGTTTGTTGAT TGTTTTCTCCAAGGGCACTTTCCCTGAG GTCTACGTCCCCACCGTTTTCGAGAACTACGTCGCCgatgtcgaggttgatggcaAGCACGTCGAGCTCGCACTATGGGATACTGCTGGTCAGGAGGATTACGACCGTCTTCGACCCCTGTCTTACCCCGACTCCCACGTTATCCTGATCTGCTTCGCTGTTGACTCTCCCGACTCTCTTGACAACGTCCAGGAGAAG TGGATCTCTGAGGTTCTGCACTTCTGCCAAGGTCTCCCTATCATTCTTGTCGGCTGCAAGAAGGATTTGCGATACGACCAGAAGACCATCGAGGAGCTCCGAAAGACCAGTCAGAAGCCTGTCTCCCCCGAGGAG GGTGAGGAGGTTCGCAAGAAGATCGCTGCCTACAAGTACCTTGAGTGCTCAGCCAAGACCAACGAGGGTGTCCGCGAGGTGTTCGAGCACGCTACTCGCGCTGCTCTGCTGTCGCGAAGCACCCGTGGTAGCAAGCACAAGAAGTGCCTTGTTCTGTAA